A window of the Alnus glutinosa chromosome 4, dhAlnGlut1.1, whole genome shotgun sequence genome harbors these coding sequences:
- the LOC133866951 gene encoding extra-large guanine nucleotide-binding protein 3-like yields the protein MASEPAAAAAEEGKAWEEALRKMLPAGAPLPDEEQLDYSIAIEYQGPPVSYEVPKVDPLDLGSVSIRSSSVASVSSLSSIPVAMPITPRAWRFNRTSNGGLSSSKELNTPVESQRCSSASRTQFELQSTGDGESEFTNGIRDPHPDSVRKPDVIEGKQGPVVTFNTPRDSEYEEDESDTYSESVVGSPMSVARNGEKKSWKKRGVCSRCGRGNRLREREACIVCGARYCGHCVLKAMGSMPEGRKCVSCIGQPIDEAGRSRLGTSSRILARVCSPLEVKQIMKAEKECAANQLRPEQLVVNGKQLRQEELAEVLGCSIPPQKLKPGRYWYDKDSGLWGKEGEKPDRIISSKLNVGGKLRQDASNGNTKVCMNGREITKIELRVLKLAKVQCPRETHFWVYDDGSYEEEGQNNIKGNIWGKASTRFICSLLSLPVPPGIHGTKEDSTNFSGRSVPEYLEQGRVHKLLLFGLEGSGTSTIFKQARFLYGSRFTPEELQNIKLVIQSNMYKYLSILLEAREQFEEEALIEGKTTALNSEDSAPGKTGINESKQCIYSINQRFKHFSDWLLDIVAMGDLDAFFPAATREYAPIVDEIWRDHAIQETYKRREELHCLPDVAKYFLDRAIEISSNEYEPSERDILYAEGVTQSNGLSFMEFSFDDRSPMSEVYNENLESLPPLTKYQLIRINSKGLHDGCKWLEMFEDVRAVIFCVPLGDYDQMWSHGTGPLRNKMLASRDLFESLVRHPCFKDTPFVLLLNKYDVFEDKLNRVPLSACEWFRDFSPLKPHHNYQSLAQQAYHYVAVKFKELYSFLGRDKLFVGQTRARERASIDEAFKYTREVLKWDEEKDDNNLYGITGDDSFYSTEMSSSPYIRQE from the exons ATGGCGTCAGAGCCAGCAGCAGCAGCGGCAGAAGAGGGAAAAGCATGGGAAGAGGCTCTGAGAAAGATGCTACCGGCGGGTGCGCCGTTGCCGGACGAAGAGCAGCTCGACTACTCAATCGCGATCGAGTACCAAGGGCCTCCGGTTTCCTACGAAGTCCCCAAGGTTGATCCCCTGGACCTGGGCTCCGTTTCGATTCGCAGTTCTTCGGTGGCTTCGGTTTCGAGCCTGTCATCTATCCCGGTTGCCATGCCGATTACTCCGAGGGCCTGGAGATTTAATCGGACTAGTAATGGAGGTCTTAGTAGTAGCAAAGAGCTGAACACTCCCGTGGAGAGCCAGAGATGCTCTTCGGCTTCGAGAACTCAGTTCGAGCTACAGAGCACCGGAGACGGAGAATCGGAATTTACAAACGGCATTAGAGATCCGCACCCGGATTCGGTGCGAAAACCTGATGTGATTGAAGGGAAGCAAGGTCCGGTGGTGACGTTCAATACTCCGAGGGACTCGGAGTACGAGGAGGACGAATCGGATACGTACTCGGAGTCCGTGGTCGGGTCGCCGATGTCGGTGGCGAGGAATGGCGAGAAAAAATCGTGGAAGAAGCGAGGAGTGTGTAGTAGGTGCGGGAGAGGGAACAGGTTGAGGGAGAGGGAGGCTTGTATCGTTTGCGGCGCGAGATACTGCGGCCATTGTGTGCTGAAGGCGATGGGGTCGATGCCGGAGGGGAGGAAGTGCGTGAGCTGCATTGGGCAGCCGATCGACGAGGCTGGGCGGTCCCGGCTAGGGACGAGCTCGAGGATCTTGGCAAGGGTTTGCAGTCCCTTGGAGGTGAAGCAGATAATGAAAGCCGAGAAGGAGTGCGCGGCGAACCAGCTGAGGCCAGAGCAATTGGTTGTGAATGGGAAGCAGTTGCGGCAGGAGGAGTTGGCGGAGGTTCTAGGGTGTTCGATTCCGCCGCAGAAGCTAAAGCCCGGCCGGTATTGGTACGATAAGGATTCTGGGCTTTGGggaaag GAGGGAGAGAAGCCTGATAGAATAATCAGTTCGAAATTGAACGTTGGGGGTAAGCTTCGGCAGGATGCGAGTAATGGGAACACAAAAGTTTGCATGAATGGCCGTGAGATCACCAAGATTGAGCTCAGAGTGTTGAAG CTGGCCAAGGTACAGTGCCCACGGGAAACTCATTTTTGGGTGTATGATGACGGATCTTATGAGGAAGAAGGTCAAAATAACATTAAAGGGAACATATGGGGAAAG GCGTCCACTCGATTCATTTGTTCATTACTTTCATTGCCTGTTCCACCTGGTATTCATGGGACAAAAGAAGATTCAACTAATTTTTCAGGTAGGTCTGTGCCCGAGTATTTGGAGCAGGGAAGAGTCCATAAACTTTTGTTATTTGGGTTGGAAGGATCTGGAACCAGTACTATCTTCAAGCAG GCCAGGTTTTTGTACGGGAGCAGGTTCACTCCAGAAGAGCTGCAGAATATCAAACTTGTGATTCAAAGCAATATGTACAAGTATCTTAGCATATTACTTGAGGCACGAGAGCAGTTTGAAGAGGAAGCATTGATAGAGGGAAAAACTACTGCTTTGAATTCTGAAGACTCTGCCCCAG GCAAAACAGGAATTAATGAAAGCAAGCAATGCATCTATTCAATCAATCAAAGGTTCAAGCATTTTTCTGACTGGTTACTGGATATTGTGGCTATGGGAGACTTGGATGCTTTCTTCCCTGCTGCTACACGTGAATATGCTCCAATTGtagatgaaatttggagggATCATGCCATTCAGGAAACGTACAAGAGAAGAGAGGAATTGCATTGTCTTCCTGATGTTGCCAAATATTTCTTAGATCGG GCTATAGAGATATCAAGCAATGAATATGAACCTTCAGAGAGGGACATTTTATATGCAGAGGGAGTCACTCAGAGCAATGGGCTTTCCTTCATGGAATTCTCATTTGATGATAGAAGCCCCATGTCTGAAGTATACAATGAGAACTTAGAATCCCTGCCACCCTTGACCAA ATACCAACTAATTCGCATAAATTCCAAAGGACTGCATGATGGTTGCAAATGGCTGGAAATGTTTGAGGATGTGAGGGCAGTGATATTTTGTGTTCCCTTGGGTGACTATGATCAGATGTGGTCCCATGGTACTGGTCCTCTTCGTAATAAAATGCTAGCAAGCAGAGATTTGTTTGAGAGTTTGGTGAGGCACCCTTGTTTCAAAGACACCCCTTTCGTGCTCCTGCTGAACAAATATGATGTCTTTGAAGACAAGCTAAACCGGGTTCCTTTGTCAGCTTGTGAGTGGTTCAGGGACTTCAGCCCTTTGAAGCCCCATCACAACTATCAGTCCCTTGCACAGCAAGCATACCACTATGTGGCAGTCAAATTCAAGGAGCTATATTCTTTCTTGGGCAGAGATAAGTTATTCGTCGGGCAGACTCGAGCTCGGGAGCGTGCTTCAATTGATGAGGCATTCAAGTACACAAGGGAGGTCCTCAAGTGGGATGAAGAAAAGGATGACAATAATCTTTATGGAATCACTGGGGATGATTCGTTTTACAGTACAGAAATGAGTTCCTCTCCATATATTAGACAGGAATGA